A stretch of Pogona vitticeps strain Pit_001003342236 chromosome 5, PviZW2.1, whole genome shotgun sequence DNA encodes these proteins:
- the MTMR7 gene encoding phosphatidylinositol-3-phosphate phosphatase MTMR7, with protein sequence MEYIRMPKVENVRLIDGLSCKRAASGTLYLTATHVIFVENESDARKETWILHSQISSIEKQATTATGCPLLIRCKNFQNIQFILPQERNCHDVYISLIRLARPVKYEELYCFSFNPKLNKEEREEGWNLINLKKEYNRMGVPNNYWQISDVNRDYRVCDSYPIEVYVPKSATAHIIVGSSKFRSRRRFPALSYYYKQNNASICRSSQPLSGFSARCLEDEQMLQAIRKANPGSDFIYVVDTRPKLNAMANRAAGKGYENEDNYSNIKFQFIGIENIHVMRSSLQKMLEVCELRSPSMSDFLWGLENSGWLKHIKAIMDAGIFIAKAIAEEGVSVLVHCSDGWDRTAQVCSVASLLLDPYYRTMKGFMVLIDKDWVSFGHKFNHRYGNLDGDPKEISPVIDQFIECVWQLMEQFPCAFEFNERFLIHIQHHVYSCQFGNFLCNNQKERSELKVQERTYSLWAHLWKNRADYVNPLYREDYNRTLHPQSTPCHFIYKFWCGMYNRFEKGLHPRQSVTDYLMAVKEETQQMEEELVILEERLAKLTKFQLNNGEAKPKQQNGSNGFGHTTSNDSIANTPQDYTGNLKSFPSRSPSQGDEEDSALILTQDNLKSSDPDLSANSDQESGVEDMSCRSPNGRGCLLSKGNMKDCDLDEAVCLTV encoded by the exons GTGGAAAATGTCCGCTTAATTGATGGATTATCTTGCAAAAGAGCTGCATCAGGGACTCTGTACCTAACAGCAACTCATGTCATCTTTGTAGAAAATGAATCAGATGCTCGTAAAGAGACATGG ATTCTCCACAGTCAAATCTCCTCTATTGAGAAACAGGCAACAACAGCTACTGGTTGTCCATTGCTGATTCGTTGCAAGAATTTCCAGAACATTCAATTCATCCTGCCTCAGGAGAGAAATTGCCATGATGTTTACATATCTTTAATACGTTTGGCACGCCCAG TGAAATACGAAGAGCTGTATTGTTTTTCCTTCAACCCAAAATTAAACAAAGAGGAACGAGAAGAAGGCTGGAATCTGATAAACTTGAAGAAAGAGTATAATCGGATGGGGGTTCCAAATAATTACTGGCAGATCAGTGATGTCAACAGAGATTACCGA GTATGTGACTCGTATCCCATTGAAGTATATGTCCCGAAATCAGCTACTGCCCACATCATTGTGGGAAGCTCTAAATTCCGCAGCAGGAGGCGTTTCCCTGCACTTTCCTATTACTACAAGCAAAATAAT GCATCCATATGCCGGAGTAGCCAGCCTCTGTCAGGCTTCAGTGCCCGATGCCTCGAAGATGAACAGATGCTACAGGCAATCCGAAAGGCAAATCCAGGAAGTGATTTCATTTATGTTGTTGATACACGTCCCAAA CTCAACGCAATGGCAAACAGAGCAGCTGGGAAGGGCTATGAGAATGAGGACAATTACTCCAACATAAAGTTTCAGTTCATAGGGATTGAGAACATCCATGTAATGCGGAGCAGTCTCCAAAAAATGCTAGAAG TTTGCGAGCTAAGATCTCCTTCGATGAGTGACTTCCTCTGGGGACTAGAGAATTCAGGCTGGCTGAAGCACATCAAAGCCATAATGGATGCAGGCATCTTTATTGCAAAG GCTATTGCTGAAGAAGGAGTGAGCGTTCTTGTTCACTGTTCTGATGGGTGGGACCGGACAGCTCAGGTTTGCTCTGTGGCGAGCCTTCTGCTAGATCCGTATTACCGTACTATGAAAGGGTTTATG GTATTAATTGATAAAGACTGGGtttcatttggtcataaatttaaTCACAG gTATGGCAATCTGGATGGAGACCCAAAAGAGATATCTCCAGTCATTGATCAATTCATTGAGTGTGTTTGGCAACTTATGGAACAATTTCCTTGTGCCTTTGAATTCAATGAAAGGTTCCTGATCCACATACAACATCATGTCTATTCCTGCCAGTTTGGGAACTTCCTGTGCAACAATCAGAAGGAAAGAAGTGAGCTGAA GGTTCAAGAACGGACATATTCACTTTGGGCTCACTTGTGGAAAAATCGAGCTGATTATGTGAACCCTCTGTACAGAGAAGACTATAACAGAACCCTACATCCACAGTCCACTCCCTGCCATTTTATCTACAA GTTCTGGTGTGGAATGTACAACCGCTTTGAAAAAGGACTGCATCCTCGCCAGTCTGTTACTGACTACCTGATGGCAGTCAAAGAAGAAACACAGCAGATGGAAGAAGAGCTAGTAATCCTGGAAGAG agactggcaaagcttACAAAATTCCAATTAAATAATGGCgaggcaaaaccaaaacaacagaatggaagcAATGGCTTTGGACACACTACATCTAACGACAGCATAGCCAACACTCCCCAGGATTATACAGGCAACCTGAAATCTTTCCCTTCTCGAAGTCCTTCGCAGGGAGATGAAGAAGACTCTGCTCTGATTCTTACACAAGATAACCTGAAAAGCTCAGATCCTGATCTTTCGGCCAACAGTGATCAGGAATCTGGGGTAGAGGATATGAGCTGTAGGTCCCCAAATGGAAGGGGATGTTTGCTCAGCAAGGGTAACATGAAAGACTGTGATTTGGATGAAGCTGTTTGTCTCACCGTCTGA